The following are encoded together in the Serratia sp. UGAL515B_01 genome:
- the bfr gene encoding bacterioferritin, whose translation MKGDKKIIAHLNKLLGNELVAINQYFLHARMFKNWGLMRLNAKEYHESIDEMKHADRYIERILFLEGIPNLQELGKLNIGEDIEEMLKSDLNLELKGAKDLREGIAYADSIHDYVSRDLMKDVLADEEEHIDWLETELSLIERLGIQNYTQNQVLEPKD comes from the coding sequence ATGAAAGGCGATAAAAAAATCATTGCCCACCTCAATAAACTGCTCGGCAACGAGCTGGTTGCTATCAATCAATATTTCCTGCATGCCCGAATGTTCAAAAACTGGGGCTTGATGCGTCTCAACGCCAAGGAATATCACGAGTCGATCGATGAGATGAAACATGCCGATCGCTACATAGAACGTATTCTGTTTCTTGAAGGGATACCGAACTTGCAAGAGCTTGGCAAACTAAATATTGGCGAAGATATTGAAGAAATGTTGAAATCCGACCTCAATCTTGAGCTTAAAGGAGCAAAAGATTTGCGTGAAGGAATTGCCTACGCTGATTCGATCCATGACTACGTCAGCCGCGATCTGATGAAAGATGTTTTAGCCGATGAGGAAGAGCATATTGACTGGTTGGAGACAGAATTAAGCCTGATCGAACGCTTAGGTATTCAAAACTACACGCAGAATCAGGTGCTGGAACCAAAAGACTGA
- the bfd gene encoding bacterioferritin-associated ferredoxin, with protein MYVCLCNAVTDKAIRNAVRQHGPHTIKQLRSLVPIGKDCGKCMRQARQILLEERAAIIHLHKVA; from the coding sequence ATGCAGTGACTGACAAAGCGATCCGCAATGCAGTACGTCAACACGGTCCCCATACGATTAAACAATTACGTAGCTTGGTGCCAATCGGTAAGGATTGCGGTAAATGTATGCGCCAGGCGAGACAAATCCTGCTTGAGGAACGTGCTGCGATTATTCATCTACACAAAGTTGCCTAA